The genomic interval AGATTAAGCTTATTTTCCATTGCGACAATTGGCTTGCGAATCTGGGTATTTAAATCATAGCCCCATTGGGCATTGCGTATGCCGTCCAGATTAAAAAATTCGTAACTATACCGGATCACATTTCTGGTGCCTTGTTTCAGAAGATTAGGAAATGTTACAAATCTTTCAACAGACTGATGTTTCAATGCGGTTGGCGGACCAATAGGGTGGCCGTAAACCTGGATATTTTTGATATAACCGGTCGGCAATGTATAAATGAGGACTGCCAGAAATATAGCGATTGCCAGCTTAACAAAGCGGTCAAAAAATACTCTAAAGTTGGGTGAGATAAAAACAGCATAAACCATGATGATAAACACCGATGGAAGCAATAATACAAAAGTGATTTTATGCCCGAATACTATTCCGAATACCAAACCGGACAGGTATAAATATCTGTTGTCGCGATTGGTATAATAAGTAAAAAGGAAATAAAGCAAACAACTTAAATAAGCAGTGAGTACTATATCTGTCTCTGTTGTAACGGCCTGCATTAAAAAATTCAGGAACATACTGTAAGCAAGCGCACAGAAAAAACTGGCAGAAAGATTCCTGCCGATGCGTTGTGCGGTGCCGAAAACTGCGATAATCGTTATCCAGTACGACAAATGGTGTATGAGCTTGAAAGCGTTTTCTATTTTTCCTGTGATCAGGTAAGAATAGATCTGGATAGTGGTAACGCTTTTTGGGTATGTATCCATGTTCCAGTTGGTACCACCAAAATGCTCCATGGTACCGCGCTGAATATAACGAATGGCCCGATTGAGGTGACCAGTCATGCTATCCCATTCGTTGGGAACGGTAAATAAAACCAAAATTAAATTGGTGATCCCTATAATAGCCAGGGTACCAAACATGATAACGAAGATGAACTTCAGATAAGGTGACAATTCTTTTGCCCAGATACTGAAAGTACTTATTCTGTCTTTTAATACAAATCTGATAGAATATTCAGCTTTAACAGGAATAAGCACCGACCACATTCCAAATTGAATTGCAAGTACCAGAAAAGTACCGGCAATCCACGAAAATGGACTTGCGGTCAGATCCAGTGCCGAAAGCACAAAACCAGCTGGTATGATGCTTCCGACAAAAAGAATGAATGAAGTAATGATCCATTCAGTCAGCGATGGCTGGGTTATTTTTTAGAAACATAACCTACACTGTAAATGAACAGGAAAAAGAAAAGCCAGTATACAATAACCATAATACTATGGTAATAAATGACCGTTGATGATAGCAGAGATCCGTTCGATATCCGAATGGGGGAGCCCTACAAATAATGGCAAACATAAAACTCTTTCTGAAATATCTTCGGAAACAGGACATGCTATTTGCCTTGGCATAAATGTAAGCGTGTTCAGTGACGGATAAAAATATCTGCGTGGAATAATGTCTTCAAGACGCAAAGCTTCCATCACATTTTTCATGATTTTTTCATTTGGAAATACAACAGGGTAATACGCATAATTGTATTCCATATCTTTATTCATCACTGGCTTTTCCAGAATATTCCAGTTTAGCAAACTGTCATAATCATTAAAAATATCTTTTCGGGCGGCAATAATTTCGGGCACATGAGGCAGATTGCATAACCCCATCGCTGCATGGAACTCCGAGTTTTTACCATTTATTCCTGCAAAATGATAAGATTCGTCTCCCTGATGACCAAAGGCTCTGAGCAAATGAAGTTTCTTATCAAGTTCGGGATGATTGGAAATTAATGCTCCGCCTTCAATGGTATGAAAAACCTTGGTTGCATGAAAACTGCAGGTACTTATATCACCATAAGACAGTAAAGACCTGTTTTTATATATTACACCAAAAGCATGTGCTGCATCATAAATAACTTTCAGGTTATGCTTTTTTGCTATTTTTTCAATCTCTTCAACATCACATGGGTTACCGTAAACATGGGTTGCCAGGATAGCCGTAGTAGCAGGCGTAATAGAAGCTTCAATCAAATGGGGATTGATATTAAATGTTTGCGCATCAATATCAACAAATACCGGTGTACAGTGTTCCCAAAGTATGGCATTGGAAGTAGCACAGTAAGAAAAAGGAGTAGTTATCACTTCTCCTTCAATTTCTAAGGCCTTAATGGCAATTTGTAATACAATGGTCCCGTTCCCACAGAAATAAAGATATTCAACTCCAAGGTAGTCTTTTAGTTGTACTTCAAGCTCCTGTAACAAAGGGCCATTATTGGTAAGATACCCGCGTTCCCAGATTTCACGAACATATTGAAGGTATTTTTCCTGATCGGGTAAAAAAGTCTTAGTGACGTTAATCATTCACTACGTGTTCAGATTGGCGAATGGAGAAATTAAGTTGAGGGCGAATATAACCAGGCCATTTACCGTACCAGGTTACATTTTCACGAAAATCCTCAATAT from Dyadobacter sp. NIV53 carries:
- a CDS encoding glycosyltransferase family 39 protein; translation: MLSALDLTASPFSWIAGTFLVLAIQFGMWSVLIPVKAEYSIRFVLKDRISTFSIWAKELSPYLKFIFVIMFGTLAIIGITNLILVLFTVPNEWDSMTGHLNRAIRYIQRGTMEHFGGTNWNMDTYPKSVTTIQIYSYLITGKIENAFKLIHHLSYWITIIAVFGTAQRIGRNLSASFFCALAYSMFLNFLMQAVTTETDIVLTAYLSCLLYFLFTYYTNRDNRYLYLSGLVFGIVFGHKITFVLLLPSVFIIMVYAVFISPNFRVFFDRFVKLAIAIFLAVLIYTLPTGYIKNIQVYGHPIGPPTALKHQSVERFVTFPNLLKQGTRNVIRYSYEFFNLDGIRNAQWGYDLNTQIRKPIVAMENKLNLRLDEETTYVIVPFMFQRRFDNYNANPYWGVFGFALILPLLLLVFLRVFSSRVHWFLALAFVLNFISVSFSAVYDPFKGRYFIEPGLFGVLFLLLLFSNHRLSIIKPRRRVWKGYVLLIVLLACTSAIMAVFLNSRCLPFPAYGSESALKMERIKYQTFARPDITKAYQTYDSIVPQDATIALATINDDFEYPLYGAKLSRRLISINPFEKGLQPIPKDADYLFYAKSVVNDSSRIKALPTDLRLGSDTTMKHLAVKGEDYYLRKLK
- a CDS encoding DegT/DnrJ/EryC1/StrS aminotransferase family protein — its product is MINVTKTFLPDQEKYLQYVREIWERGYLTNNGPLLQELEVQLKDYLGVEYLYFCGNGTIVLQIAIKALEIEGEVITTPFSYCATSNAILWEHCTPVFVDIDAQTFNINPHLIEASITPATTAILATHVYGNPCDVEEIEKIAKKHNLKVIYDAAHAFGVIYKNRSLLSYGDISTCSFHATKVFHTIEGGALISNHPELDKKLHLLRAFGHQGDESYHFAGINGKNSEFHAAMGLCNLPHVPEIIAARKDIFNDYDSLLNWNILEKPVMNKDMEYNYAYYPVVFPNEKIMKNVMEALRLEDIIPRRYFYPSLNTLTFMPRQIACPVSEDISERVLCLPLFVGLPHSDIERISAIINGHLLP